The Antricoccus suffuscus genomic interval TGGAACAATGACGACCGGAAAGAGCCGCTGGTTTCGCGCCGCAGTAAGTGGGCAGTCCATGGCCCCGACGCTTAACCACGGCGACTACGTGATGGTCCGCCGAGGCGGCACGGTCCGACCCGGTCAGGTCGTGCTTGCCGAATTCGAGCTAAAGCCGGACTTCATTGTGATCAAACGCGTGGTGTCGGTCGATGACAACGGGTTGTGGCTAGTCGGAGACAACTCCGCGCAGAGCGACGCGAGTGAGAAATACGGGTACGCCGCACCGCTCGGGGTCGTGTTCGCTCGCTACTGGCCCCATCCACGAAAGCTCTGATCGAT includes:
- a CDS encoding S24 family peptidase, which produces MTTGKSRWFRAAVSGQSMAPTLNHGDYVMVRRGGTVRPGQVVLAEFELKPDFIVIKRVVSVDDNGLWLVGDNSAQSDASEKYGYAAPLGVVFARYWPHPRKL